The stretch of DNA TGAAGGAATTTGAAGGATATTTGATCGTCAACGAGCCGGATTCGGTTGAATTGCAAATTCGCATCAAGACTAGAAAAGTGTCGGTTGTCATCGATAAGGAAAAGATTGCGCTAGCTCGATTGGCCATTGATTTTTCCGCATAATTCAACGTAGGAGTGATTAACATGAGTAGTGATCTACTCGATGCATTGACAGCCTTGGAGAAGCAGAAAGGGATCTCCCGGGATATATTGGTGGAGGCGATCGAAGCAGCGCTAGTAACCGCCTATAAACGAAATTTCAACCAGGCGCAAAATGTACGGGTTGACTTGAATCTGGATAAAGGGACGATGAAAGTCTATTCCCGGAAAGATGTCGTCGAAGAAGTGGAAGACGAGCGGTTGCAAGTCGCATTGGAAGACGCGCTGAAGATCAATCCGGTCTATGAGATTGGCGATGTGGTCGAAGAGGAAGTGACGCCGAGGGAGTTTGGTCGGATCGCTGCCCAGACGGCAAAACAAGTCGTTACGCAACGTGTCCGTGAAGCGGAGCGCGGCCTGATCTATGAAGAGTATATCGATCGTGAGGACGATATCGTCAACGGCATCGTCGAGCGGCTGGATGCTCGCAATCTGTATGTCGGACTCGGCAAAGTGGAAGCGGTGCTGCCGTCAAGCGAACAGATTTCCACAGAATCCTACCAGCCTCATGATCGCATCAAAGTCTATATCACGAAAGTGGAACGGACGGCACGCGGTCCGCAAGTGTTCGTGTCCCGTACACATCCAGGCTTGCTCCGCCGTTTATTCGAAATGGAAGTTCCTGAAATTTATGACGGCGTCGTCGAAATCAAATCGATCGCCCGGGAAGCGGGGGACCGTTCCAAGATTTCCGTCCATACGAATAATGAGGAAGTCGATCCGGTCGGTTCCTGCGTCGGTGCGAGAGGAGCACGCGTCCAAGCGATCTCCAATGAGCTCAACGGGGAAAAGATCGATATCGTGGAATGGTCCGAAGACCCGATCGTCTTCGTGGCCAATGCGTTAAGCCCATCCAAGGTGATCGATGTCCAGGTGAATGAAGAGGATCGTTCCACTACGGTTGTCGTACCCGACTACCAATTGTCCCTTGCTATCGGGAAGCGTGGCCAGAATGCCCGCTTGGCCGCTAAGCTGACAGGCTGGAAAATCGATATCAAAAGCGAAACCGATGCGCGGGAGCTCGGAATCTATCCGCTTGCCGCAACCACTCCGGTTGACGGTGAAGTCTTCGAAGAAGTGTATGAAGATGATCCGTACTTCGTGGAAGATGATTCGGCGGATGACATCGATAACGAGCCGATCGATCTTTATTCAGACGACGAAGATTGAGAAGGAAGGGTGACAGCACATGGCAAACATGAAAAAAGTGCCTTTGCGCAAATGTGCCGCAACGGGCGGTATGTTCCCCAAAAAGGAAATGATCCGGATCGTCCGTACGAAAGAAGGGGAAGTTTCCGTCGATCTCACCGGCAAGAAGTCCGGCCGGGGGACGTATGTGTCGAAATCCGAAGAAGCCGTTGAAACGGCACGCAGCAATCGGGCGCTCGAAAGCCAGCTGAACGCTGCCGTGCCTGAGCAAGTCTATGAGGATCTGTTGCGGGCCGTCCGCCGCGAGGCATTGAAATGAAGTCGGCGAACCAACTGTTTCAAATGCTCGGCATGGCGGCACGGGCCAGAAAAATTATAACAGGTGAGGAATTGGTCGTACGCGAGGTCCGATCCGGAAATGCGCGCTTGGTCATCATTTCCAAAGACGCCTCGAAAAATACGATGAAAAAAATAAACGATAAATGCAATAGCTATAACGTTGAGAAGCATGTTTACGGAACTCGGGAAGAGCTCGGGCATGCAATCGGAAAAGAGTCGCGGGTCGTACTCGCATTGACGGATGCCGGCTTCGCCGGAAAAATATCCGGGCTCCTCAACGAATTAAACCGGGGGTGGGCTAATGACGAAAATACGTGTACACGAATACGCGAAACGAGTGAATCGGACGAGTAAGGAAGTCATCGAAGAACTTGGAAAGATCAATATAAATGTAACCAACCATATGTCAATGCTGGATAACGATGCGATCTCCAACTTGGACAAGAAATTCAAGTCAAGCGGAGGTGCCCCGAAACAGGGCAATCGTCCAGCTGACCGGAATTCGGCAAACCGTCCAAGCGGTCAAAATGGACAGGGCAATCGCCAAGGTCAAGGTCAAGGACAGCAACGACGAGGGCAAGGCGGTGCTCGTCCAGCTCAAGGACAAGGAGGGCAGCAGCGTCCGCAAGGCCAAGGAAGCCAGCAACGCTCCGGCCAAGGCGGATCACAACGTCCTGCACAAGGGCAAGCCGGTCAACAACGTCCAGCACAAGGGCAAGGGGGG from Bacillus sp. OxB-1 encodes:
- the nusA gene encoding transcription termination factor NusA — its product is MSSDLLDALTALEKQKGISRDILVEAIEAALVTAYKRNFNQAQNVRVDLNLDKGTMKVYSRKDVVEEVEDERLQVALEDALKINPVYEIGDVVEEEVTPREFGRIAAQTAKQVVTQRVREAERGLIYEEYIDREDDIVNGIVERLDARNLYVGLGKVEAVLPSSEQISTESYQPHDRIKVYITKVERTARGPQVFVSRTHPGLLRRLFEMEVPEIYDGVVEIKSIAREAGDRSKISVHTNNEEVDPVGSCVGARGARVQAISNELNGEKIDIVEWSEDPIVFVANALSPSKVIDVQVNEEDRSTTVVVPDYQLSLAIGKRGQNARLAAKLTGWKIDIKSETDARELGIYPLAATTPVDGEVFEEVYEDDPYFVEDDSADDIDNEPIDLYSDDED
- a CDS encoding YlxQ family RNA-binding protein; this encodes MKSANQLFQMLGMAARARKIITGEELVVREVRSGNARLVIISKDASKNTMKKINDKCNSYNVEKHVYGTREELGHAIGKESRVVLALTDAGFAGKISGLLNELNRGWANDENTCTRIRETSESDE
- the rnpM gene encoding RNase P modulator RnpM, with translation MANMKKVPLRKCAATGGMFPKKEMIRIVRTKEGEVSVDLTGKKSGRGTYVSKSEEAVETARSNRALESQLNAAVPEQVYEDLLRAVRREALK